In one Elusimicrobiales bacterium genomic region, the following are encoded:
- a CDS encoding secretin N-terminal domain-containing protein, translating to MTKLALFLACWLPSVAAAQTPPAAKHVIEDALVAQDEVFVKVRAPVRYKTAVMPKTARFVVDLMDTSYPAGSKLLEGQGGLIKRARISQYERKTRFVARLVVELAKAPGKDEWLIIAKPDGLRVMFGAKDALAAARAADADTAKPEIIQAAAPPAPAAQLQPEAAAPAKTAGDRPEPPAKAVAKPEAKPARTETQPDEEAAARQRARPPSDTRFAVKHVTLNLRGMPLTVILEAISKQTGASFIISKDLQNKQFTAVMENVSLRDALRALLEVHGMGYEQIGNSSTYAIKELSHTKMRLATRVFKLKYTQLMDIKARGIGDVTLGAMTSGNVSNAAGAAAAQADAGGKGKIDETTNNFLAVIKGIISEYGALRVYPETNSLIISDVPENMPAIEELIETLDTPPPQVLIEASFVETNANTVKNLGIEYGATDGTMAQFQGNSALVGLPLPINGQILPVPSFDYNTSPISNASVSPTSFFGGYSFGILSFNQLTAVLRAIETNGDGQYLSKPKVLTLNNKPAEVSITANTVVQFDVKQFTGSGYLGEQSKTPIRQVTGITLWVTPQVNDNGMITLIITPAISRPALSEFFPADKVVDTQKQAITTSVRVKDGSTVLIGGLLSNQKINTIRKVPLLGHLPLVGALFTSSQKSSTERELLVLITPRLVKDQ from the coding sequence ATGACGAAACTGGCGTTGTTTCTGGCCTGCTGGCTGCCGTCTGTCGCGGCGGCGCAGACCCCGCCCGCCGCAAAGCATGTCATAGAAGACGCGCTTGTCGCGCAGGACGAGGTTTTCGTCAAGGTGCGCGCCCCCGTCCGCTACAAAACCGCCGTCATGCCCAAGACGGCGCGTTTCGTGGTGGATTTAATGGACACTTCCTATCCCGCCGGCTCCAAGCTGCTGGAGGGCCAGGGCGGGCTTATAAAACGCGCCCGCATAAGCCAGTACGAGCGGAAAACGCGCTTCGTCGCCCGGCTGGTGGTTGAGCTTGCCAAAGCCCCCGGCAAGGATGAATGGCTCATCATCGCCAAGCCCGACGGGCTGCGCGTGATGTTCGGCGCAAAGGACGCGCTTGCCGCCGCCAGGGCGGCGGATGCTGACACCGCCAAGCCGGAAATAATACAGGCTGCCGCGCCGCCCGCTCCTGCGGCGCAGCTGCAGCCGGAAGCCGCCGCGCCCGCAAAAACCGCCGGCGACAGGCCGGAGCCTCCGGCAAAAGCCGTCGCCAAACCGGAGGCCAAACCCGCCCGGACGGAAACGCAACCCGACGAGGAAGCCGCCGCGCGCCAGCGCGCCAGGCCGCCTTCGGACACGCGCTTTGCCGTCAAGCATGTAACCCTCAACCTGCGCGGAATGCCGCTGACGGTGATTTTGGAGGCTATTTCAAAACAGACCGGCGCCAGCTTCATCATCTCCAAGGACCTGCAGAATAAGCAGTTCACCGCGGTGATGGAAAACGTTTCGCTGCGCGACGCGCTGCGCGCGCTGCTTGAAGTCCACGGCATGGGCTACGAGCAGATAGGCAACAGCAGCACCTACGCCATAAAAGAGCTAAGCCACACCAAAATGCGCCTTGCGACCCGGGTTTTCAAGCTGAAATACACCCAGCTTATGGACATCAAGGCCAGGGGCATAGGCGACGTTACCCTCGGCGCGATGACAAGCGGCAACGTAAGCAACGCCGCCGGAGCGGCGGCAGCCCAGGCGGATGCCGGCGGCAAAGGCAAAATAGACGAAACCACCAATAACTTCCTGGCGGTCATCAAGGGCATCATAAGCGAATACGGCGCGCTGCGCGTGTACCCGGAAACAAACAGCCTGATAATATCCGACGTGCCGGAAAACATGCCCGCCATAGAAGAGCTTATAGAAACCCTGGACACGCCGCCCCCGCAGGTGCTGATAGAGGCGTCTTTCGTGGAAACCAACGCCAACACCGTCAAGAACCTGGGCATAGAATACGGCGCGACCGACGGCACCATGGCCCAGTTCCAGGGCAACAGCGCGCTTGTGGGGCTGCCGCTGCCCATCAACGGCCAGATACTGCCCGTGCCCAGTTTTGACTATAACACCAGCCCCATCAGCAACGCCTCCGTCAGCCCGACCAGCTTCTTCGGCGGCTACAGCTTCGGCATACTCTCGTTCAACCAGTTGACGGCGGTGCTGCGCGCCATAGAAACCAACGGCGACGGCCAGTACCTCTCAAAACCGAAGGTGCTAACGCTCAACAACAAGCCGGCGGAAGTCTCCATCACCGCCAACACGGTGGTCCAGTTTGACGTAAAGCAGTTCACCGGCTCCGGCTATCTGGGCGAGCAGTCCAAAACCCCGATACGGCAGGTGACCGGCATAACGTTGTGGGTTACGCCGCAGGTTAACGATAACGGGATGATAACGCTGATTATCACTCCCGCTATCAGCCGCCCCGCGCTTTCCGAGTTCTTCCCGGCGGACAAGGTGGTGGACACGCAGAAGCAGGCCATCACCACGTCGGTACGGGTTAAGGACGGCTCCACCGTGCTGATAGGCGGACTGCTCAGCAACCAGAAAATCAACACCATACGCAAGGTGCCGCTGCTGGGCCATCTGCCGCTTGTGGGCGCGCTGTTCACCTCTTCCCAGAAATCGTCCACGGAGCGCGAACTGCTTGTGCTTATAACCCCGCGCCTGGTCAAAGACCAGTAG
- the recA gene encoding recombinase RecA, producing the protein MAKDEKIKTADAAKSSKDKALELAVAQIEKEFGRESIVRFGEKTACAVEVIPTGALSLDLALGVGGLPRGRVVEIYGPEAGGKTTLSLHVLAQAQKAGGTVAFIDAEHALDPAYAAKIGVDIDSMLISQPDSGEQALEITEKLVRSGALDLIVIDSVAALVPKAEIEGEMGDQHMGLQARLMSQALRKLTSVISKTKTCLIFINQIRHKIGVMFGNPETTPGGLALKFYSSVRIDIRKIENIKKGDEVVGTKVRAKVVKNKVAPPYRQAEFMMLHGEGISREGCLLDMASQCNIIEKSGSWYVYNGEKIGQGYDNARGTLKDNAALAQTVEDALRAKFLTGAAAAPLCGSGDKAKPQEE; encoded by the coding sequence ATGGCAAAAGATGAAAAAATCAAAACGGCGGACGCCGCCAAATCCAGCAAGGACAAGGCGCTTGAGCTGGCCGTAGCCCAGATTGAGAAGGAATTCGGCAGGGAATCCATAGTCCGCTTCGGCGAAAAAACCGCCTGCGCCGTGGAGGTCATTCCCACCGGCGCGCTTTCGCTGGACCTGGCGCTCGGAGTGGGCGGGCTGCCGCGCGGGCGGGTGGTGGAGATATACGGTCCGGAAGCCGGCGGAAAAACCACGCTCAGCCTGCATGTGCTGGCGCAGGCGCAGAAAGCGGGCGGCACCGTCGCCTTCATAGACGCCGAACACGCGCTGGACCCGGCGTATGCCGCCAAAATCGGGGTGGATATTGATTCAATGCTTATCTCCCAGCCGGATTCGGGCGAGCAGGCGCTGGAAATCACCGAGAAGCTGGTGCGCTCCGGCGCGCTGGACCTGATAGTGATAGACTCGGTCGCCGCGCTGGTCCCCAAGGCCGAAATTGAAGGCGAGATGGGCGATCAGCACATGGGCCTGCAGGCCAGGCTGATGTCGCAGGCGCTGCGCAAGCTGACAAGCGTCATCTCCAAAACCAAGACCTGCCTGATATTCATCAACCAGATACGGCACAAAATCGGCGTGATGTTCGGCAACCCGGAAACCACGCCCGGCGGGCTGGCGCTTAAGTTCTATTCCTCCGTGCGCATAGACATACGCAAGATAGAGAACATCAAGAAAGGCGACGAGGTTGTGGGCACAAAAGTGCGCGCCAAGGTGGTCAAAAACAAGGTCGCGCCGCCCTACCGCCAGGCGGAATTCATGATGCTCCACGGCGAGGGCATCTCGCGCGAGGGCTGCCTGCTGGACATGGCCTCCCAGTGCAATATAATAGAGAAAAGCGGCTCCTGGTACGTCTACAACGGCGAAAAAATCGGCCAGGGCTATGACAACGCGCGCGGCACCCTAAAGGACAACGCCGCGCTTGCCCAGACGGTGGAAGACGCGCTGCGCGCGAAATTCCTCACCGGGGCCGCTGCCGCGCCGCTCTGCGGCTCCGGCGACAAAGCCAAACCGCAGGAAGAGTGA